tgccccaaagaaattcaagaaagccCGGAAAAAAGGATGCGGAGGCAGAGAAAATCCACGGTCGATGTGAGTGGcaaggaggacgcactcaccctcccgcGGTCGAGGTTCGGTCTCATCCTCCGGGAGCCGCGCCGATCCGTGAGGAATCAGCCCCTCCTCCGCCAGATCGTCGAGGTCTTCCTGGCTGATCGTCGACCAGATacagtcgccctggatccagccgcgcggcaaACCGGACCGCGACGAGGATCCACCCCGGCTGGACtttttccccttcgccttcgccgtcgccttcttcgcgcgctccagagTCACCGTCTTGTCTTTCCCCATCGCATCTGGCGGAGCTCGAACGGAGCGGCGACGCTGGGGCAGGAGCGGGCGCAGTGGGGGAAACTGAGAAGGGAGAAGAAGAATGAGGACGCACTGTTCAAAAACCTcggtccggcgccttatatgggcttccgagtgactgacctgtaggcccgggcaatcttatcaaatcccgcaacagtcgcgcgcgtgatacgtggcaaaaaaaggcggcgcgggaatcgaggcggccttgccttatccagcccgattactgcggcctcctccgccccgcgcgcttcccgaatttcgaatcccgcgagatccgcgggcagcagaacaacttgtcagacggaagatctccaccacattagcactcggatctcttccagcaaaagttcacttgacaaaaccaggaatggatcaaggcgactgaaaaagaagttggtgtcaccacctcggttcgttgatccaaaacaagacacacccgaagcgcgaaaaatgagtcggaagtattttcaactccttctccactcaaaccctgatccattcgggggctaatgatgaggacatgtacctaggatagggtcacaggcctgacctaaataccttccccaaggacatcactctaaagccagaagcattcgaggggtaccatcacccactcgaccagaaacatttccaCTCGGAGGAGTCAAGATCACTCGACTGTAACAAGAAACACTCGATggacagaagacctaaagtcactctacacagcaacggttgagcattaactcctagacttaatagccatttataacactttattacggaagttaccagtaacgcccccctcttgatgtaccttaaatcccttgtaacgtgggctggccaGAGTGcgggcgcactctatataagccacccccctccacatgcacaaaGGTTGGCACCCcatgtaacacacacgcatataatccagtcgaccgcctccgggctccgagacgtagggctgttacttcctccgagaagggcctgaactcgtaaaactcatgcgtacaacttctccatagctaggatcttgcctctacatccctaccccccattctactgtcagacttagaaccacgacaacCATTGCTGCAATGGAGCATCGTTCGGGCCGTCGGAGCATCACCGGTGCTGCAACGAAGATCACCGGCCGGTGTTTCGTTGGAGCATTGCGGGGCTGCCGGAGCATTGCCGGTGTTTCAAGGATGGTCGCAGCAGCGTCATTGTTGCACCCCGGGTGTGCAGCCGTGGCCGTGCATGGTGAGCTCGTCGTGTTTTCCTGTGATATGACCGATGACGGGGCTGCCGCAACTTGGGAAACGAATATGCATATACCCGATGGCTGGGTAGAGTCGCTGCGGGAGAGATATAGGGGTATTTGGGATGGAAGTGATGGTCCAGACTCCAGAGATCAAGCGGCCCTAATCAACGTAAATCAACGGCTGTCAAGGCGGTTTAAAAATCCCTGCCATCTACCGGTTTACGTGTAGCAGCGGCCCATATTTATGCCCTTTTCATCAAATGTTAAATAAGGAATAAATTCGCAAACAGAACCAATTAATTAACAATCAATTAATCTGCACAAGGCATGTGTGTTCTTTGACTTGTTTTCCTTTCTTTCTCTACATACAGTAGTAAAACCCATGTGCAGGTGGCATGTACGCAAAAACAAGCCCTGTACCACTGCTGCTACAGTACTACTCGAGGTTCCGGTTGCCGACGATGGGTGGGTCGGCGAAGGGCCCGTAGAGCCAGCCCCTGGCGATGTGGCCGTAGGAGGCCTCCGTGAGGTGGATGCCGTCCCAGCTCCAGTGGTTGGACGGGTCGTCGCACGCGTACGCTCCCGGCTCCCCGCACTTGGACGTCAGGTTGAAGTTGTACACCCCCACGCCCGGCGCCCCGCAGCACGCCCTCGGCTTCTGCCTCAGCATCCCTGCAACCAAGCATCCATCACAACTATTATTATTATGGTCGCTTATACAGATAGATAGATAAGATAGACAAATGTCTAGAATGCGTTGTCCGATTCCAACCCGGATTGCCCGGATCACAACGTGCGTCATACTTCTCGGACACCCTCCCTTTTGCCTGCTCTTTCGTGAGAGAGGCAACTAAAATGGACCAGACAGAGAGCATTGCGGAACCTTCCACTAATTAAGCAGCGCTATTCCAAATTGACCGGGCATGGAGTATACATATTTTAGCAACATTTTCAGGGTCATCACAATTTCAGCATTGAAAATGAATGCCGTGAGGAATCTGTGCACAGCGGCACACCAGCTGCCTGCCTGCCCAATTGCTTCCATCATCAAAGAAATAATCGGCCTGTTGGACTGAATCTACTCATAATTAATTATATCGAGCGGTCGTTTTCTCCTTATTAGAAATTAAACTGATGTGCACACATATCTGTGATACTACCATGTACTAGAACCAAGACCAAGTTGGGCGAATAATGCATGCTTGACTGTGCCTGATTGCTGTATGATTACTTGGTTAGGGGGGCGAAAACGATAGGGGGGAGCCGGCCTCTCCAAATGTACAGTACAGACAAGCTGAATATGCCAAGCGGATGGCCCCAAATACAGGTGTAACCACACAGCTACATGTGTTGTTTTGCTTTTGTACTTCTGATGATCGTAGTTTGTATTCCCTAGTTATGTTTAAACTTCTAAGAAGTGTTAATGACTTTTAAAGTATCGTCAGGGCCGGCCGATTCTATGCATTTGTTTTCATCCTTTTCTACTGATGACACTCGAGTCCAGCATAAAAACCCCAACATTCCAATTGCCTCAGTTAAATCCCAAATTGCTAGCCGCCCATGTTATACAACTGCTATCAGTTGATCATCAACAGGTCAATGCTCTACGGCTCACATGGATCAGCAACCAAGGCGCCAGTGAGACTTCGGAATACAATAGTAAAACTAGCAggtatttttttatatatacacTACGGTTTCGGCTTAGCCGTCTCTACCATGTGTAACCAAATAAACTAGAAAGAGATACTCATGCCAAGACAGTTCTTGTACTAGGAGTGGTAATTTTTATATACGCGGTTTCGACTGATTTTTTTCTCAAAACTTTGCCCGGATAAATTGAGCACATAAATGGCACTTCAAACATTCAGGGCAAAAGAATGTAGTACTAGTATGGGGGTGGGGTTCCATTGATCGATTGGCTAGATATGTCATCGGTCGTTTAGTTAGGTGTCACATCAACCTCGTCATGCATCACGTACGCGCCTACGAAATTAGAATCGGTGGGATCGAGTACCCGGCCACGTTTCTTAATCGGTTGCAATGTTGACGACGCGATCGAGCCATGCCATGCCGGCCAATGCAAGTAGCTAGACAGCGAAGCTTCTTTTTCAGGGAAATTTATCCTCGCATCCCGTTCACGAGAAGGGTCCGTGGTCTTTGTGCGTTTGCTCACGAAACCTCTCAAAAATAGGAGCGTTCGGGCCAACCACTGGTTTGGATTGTTCGCCCGGAAATGCATGCGCGCTCCCGTCACCCCGTTGATTCTTTTGTTCTCCCGTTCGTCCCTTCCCCAGCTCCCCTCCCATGCTTGTGGTGGTCACGATTCACGCCACCTCATGACTAATTATTCATGTGGCGTCGTTGATTCAAATTCCTTTGCAAAATTCAAGCTCTGGCTTTTGTTAGGATTTTTGATGAGTTTTCTGGAATAAAAGTGAAAGTTATTTATGTCCCCTTTTTTTGACTTCAAAAAAAGGTgacgtggacaggtggtgggcccagCATGTCAGCGCCCGTCCACGTTGCCGAAACGAACCGAACTACTCCGTGACTACCAAGCAGCAAACCGCCGTGACCATGCCGGAGAGGAACTGAGACAGATGAAACGACAGACAACCAAGACAAAACCACGGCGGGAGAcagagggaggagagagggacGGTTGACTCACCCCATTTCTCGGCGTGGAGGACGAACTGGATGGTGGGCGTGTAGTAGTCGGCGTACATGATGCGCACGTCGGCGTGCTTCTTCCGGAGCTCCACGATCTTGCGCTGCAGCGCCACGTTGTGCACCCACGACAGCGTGTTGAGGTCCTTGATGCACCCGCTCTTGCCGCCGTACATCTCCGGCTGCTTCCGGAAGATGGACAGGTACACCGGGAAGCAGCCGATCGGCAGCACCCCGGGCACCACCAGGTCCACGGCGCCCTCCGCGATCAGCTTCTGCACGATCGATCGTCGAGCGCGCCGGCCGGCAATGAGATTTTTATAATTGAACGGCAGGCCGGCGGCCGGGGACTCACGTGGATGCATGCGCGCTTAATTACCTCGATTCCCTCGCCGATGGAGTTGACGACGTCCCCCACGAACTCGTGCACCTCCTCCAGCGGGCGGAACGCGAAGAGCGGCGAGTTGTAGTCGTTGCCGCCGAACTCGCCCACGATGAACAGCGACCGCCGGAACAGGCCCCTGCACTCTGATCAGACCAAGCCAATGCATGCACATCAGCTTACACGTTCAAGTAACTAATTGAGATGCATGTATGGATCGGTGACCAACCAACCTTCGGGGGAGCTGCAGATTTTGGGCTTCATCTCCTGCAGCCACTTGATCTGGGTGTGCAGGGAGCCGGAGTTCCACACCGTCTTGCCCAGCCCCTTCGCCACGAAGTAGCTGGTGTCCAGCGCCGTGGCGCCGGTGATGGCGAAGTTGGCGCCGTGGTGGAACGTGGCGTTGCGCGCCTTcgacggcggcagcagcggcAGCCCCAGCTCCTGCGCTGCTCATGCGCGCAAAAGACAACCGAAACACAGTTGAGAAAATGACGTCTGCTAATGCTAGCTGAGCTGAGACTAACCAAGACGAGAGAAACTGATGATGATCATCCAGCTTAGTCAATCGATCAATTACCGATGAAGTCGACGACGAGGCGGCCGTCGGAGCAGCGGCCGGTGGGGTACCCGAAGTAGGTCATGCCGTAGGGCAGCTTGGCCGTGGCGAGGTACTCCGGGATGCCGTCCACGACGAGGTTGCCGGCGTCCACCAGGGAGTCCCCGAAGTTGAAGATGGCGGCGTACTTCTTGGCCGCCGCCTGCTGCCCCGCGAGCAGGAGCAGGAGGAGGACGCAGACCGATAACTGGCGCCTCATCATCATGATCGCACGCGCGCAGACGCCGGATTGTGCTTGCGCTTCCCGCGAGGTTG
The Aegilops tauschii subsp. strangulata cultivar AL8/78 chromosome 3, Aet v6.0, whole genome shotgun sequence genome window above contains:
- the LOC109738812 gene encoding GDSL esterase/lipase At5g45910; translation: MMMRRQLSVCVLLLLLLAGQQAAAKKYAAIFNFGDSLVDAGNLVVDGIPEYLATAKLPYGMTYFGYPTGRCSDGRLVVDFIAQELGLPLLPPSKARNATFHHGANFAITGATALDTSYFVAKGLGKTVWNSGSLHTQIKWLQEMKPKICSSPEECRGLFRRSLFIVGEFGGNDYNSPLFAFRPLEEVHEFVGDVVNSIGEGIEKLIAEGAVDLVVPGVLPIGCFPVYLSIFRKQPEMYGGKSGCIKDLNTLSWVHNVALQRKIVELRKKHADVRIMYADYYTPTIQFVLHAEKWGMLRQKPRACCGAPGVGVYNFNLTSKCGEPGAYACDDPSNHWSWDGIHLTEASYGHIARGWLYGPFADPPIVGNRNLE